The following are encoded in a window of Phaseolus vulgaris cultivar G19833 chromosome 3, P. vulgaris v2.0, whole genome shotgun sequence genomic DNA:
- the LOC137806242 gene encoding receptor-like protein 4 produces the protein MALFLTLSLLCIIFATTTTSTNLPHSFSFPYGLAYHIDCGSPTNTTDPFNTTWLSDRYFSGGATGIVSEPLHFHHAHEKTLRFFPISSGKKNCYAIPSLPPSRYLLRTFVVYDNYDGRSHPPSFDVAVGSTVVFSWRSPWPLSLARDGAYADLFATILSSEALICFYSLATDPPVISSIELFAADLASYDAAAIADNGTVLVNYGRLSCGSDQWGPGFSNDSDPFGRSWQSDSEFRTGRSKVVAVSTRSSISGAEQKPNYFPAKLYQTAAMTATTAEEGGGVLEYELNVDAKLDYLVWLHFAEIEGRVRRVGGRVFDVYLNEVNLTRVDIYKQVGGFAAFTWHHTVKNLSSSVLSVKLVGVVGAPLICGIENYALVPSDPSTVPEQVVAMKALKDSLRVPERMGWNGDPCAPTNWDAWEGVTCRMSKDNSALVISQIDLGSQGLKGFISDQISLLSDLVSLNLSSNLLTGEIPSGLGQKSLIHVDLSNNQLTGSIPDSIAASTSLQLVLLKGNLLEGQVPEQLYSIGVHGGAIDLSGNKGLCGVPSLPACPMFWENGKLSTHGKIAIGLSCSFVFCAILLLVYIFIRRRRNDYDFALPHELTSLAAKRNRYQRQKSLMVLEMESQHAKGLPSHFTTQ, from the exons ATGGCTCTCTTTCTCACTCTCTCACTCTTATGCATCATCTTCGCCACCACCACCACTTCCACCAATCTTCCTCATTCCTTTTCATTCCCATATG GTTTGGCGTACCACATCGACTGTGGGAGTCCCACGAACACCACGGACCCCTTTAATACCACGTGGCTGTCAGACCGCTACTTCAGTGGCGGCGCCACTGGGATCGTGTCGGAGCCGCTCCACTTCCACCATGCGCACGAGAAGACTCTCCGCTTCTTCCCAATCTCCTCCGGCAAGAAGAACTGCTACGCCATCCCTTCCCTCCCGCCCTCGCGCTACCTCCTCCGGACATTTGTTGTCTACGACAACTACGACGGCAGGTCCCACCCTCCCTCCTTCGACGTCGCCGTCGGCTCCACCGTCGTCTTCTCCTGGCGCTCGCCGTGGCCCTTGTCCCTCGCCCGCGACGGCGCCTACGCGGACCTCTTCGCCACAATCCTCTCCTCCGAAGCCCTAATTTGCTTCTACAGCCTCGCCACGGACCCGCCGGTGATCTCCTCCATCGAGCTCTTCGCGGCCGATCTGGCCTCCTACGACGCCGCCGCAATCGCCGACAACGGCACGGTGCTTGTCAACTACGGGAGACTCTCCTGCGGCTCCGACCAGTGGGGGCCGGGCTTCTCCAACGACTCTGATCCGTTCGGCCGCTCCTGGCAGTCCGATTCCGAGTTCCGGACCGGCCGGAGCAAAGTCGTAGCCGTATCGACGCGGAGCAGCATAAGTGGGGCTGAGCAGAAGCCGAATTACTTCCCGGCGAAGCTGTACCAGACGGCGGCGATGACGGCGACGACCGCAGAGGAGGGCGGCGGGGTTTTGGAGTACGAATTGAATGTGGACGCAAAGCTCGATTACTTGGTGTGGTTGCATTTCGCTGAGATTGAAGGGAGGGTGAGGAGGGTGGGGGGGAGGGTGTTTGATGTGTACTTAAACGAGGTAAATTTGACCAGGGTTGATATATACAAGCAAGTTGGGGGTTTTGCGGCGTTTACTTGGCATCACACGGTGAAGAACTTGAGTAGCAGCGTGTTGAGCGTGAAGCTCGTGGGGGTTGTGGGTGCGCCTCTGATCTGTGGGATTGAGAATTACGCTCTGGTGCCTAGTGATCCTTCAACTGTTCCTGAACAAG TGGTTGCTATGAAAGCATTGAAAGATTCACTTCGGGTGCCTGAAAGAATGGGTTGGAATGGTGATCCATGTGCTCCTACGAATTGGGATGCTTGGGAGGGAGTTACCTGCCGTATGAGTAAAGATAATTCTGCTTTGGTGATAAGTCAAAT TGATTTGGGCAGTCAAGGCTTGAAAGGGTTCATAAGTGACCAGATTAGTCTTTTgtcagatttggtaagcct GAATTTGAGTTCTAATTTGTTGACGGGTGAAATACCTTCTGGACTCGGTCAAAAATCCCTCATACACGT GGACTTGTCAAACAATCAGTTAACGGGCTCAATACCTGATAGTATAGCAGCCTCTACAAGTCTGCAGCTCGT GCTATTGAAGGGTAACTTATTGGAAGGACAAGTGCCAGAACAACTTTATTCGATTGGTGTGCATGGTGGAGCTATAGA TCTCTCTGGAAACAAAGGTTTGTGTGGTGTACCATCTCTTCCAGCTTGTCCTATGTTCTGGGAAAACGGAAAATTATCTACTCACGGTAAAATTGCAATAGGCTTGTCCTGTTCTTTTGTTTTCTGTGCGATACTGCTGCTGGTCTATATTTTCATCAGGAGGAGAAGGAATGACTATGATTTTGCTCTGCCTCATGAATTAACAT CATTAGCAGCCAAGAGAAACCGATATCAGAGGCAGAAATCCTTGATGGTTCTTGAGATGGAGAGTCAGCACGCCAAGGGACTACCTTCACATTTTACTACACAATAA